The following proteins are encoded in a genomic region of Ornithodoros turicata isolate Travis chromosome 6, ASM3712646v1, whole genome shotgun sequence:
- the LOC135397370 gene encoding uncharacterized protein LOC135397370 isoform X2, with amino-acid sequence MKLYIYNGEVASCDEEEENNVSSCRLTMTSEDLLQPGHVVKERWKVVKKIGGGGFGEIYEGLDLVTKELVALKLESAKQAKQVLKMEVAVLKKLQGREHVCRFIGCGRNDRFNYVVMQLQGKNLAELRRSQPRGAFSLSTTLRLGLQILKAIQSIHDVGFLHRDVKPSNFAMGRHPHNCRKVYMLDFGLARQYVTTTGEVRPPRAAAGFRGTVRYASINAHKNKEMGRHDDLWSLFYMLVEFVNGQLPWRKIKDKEQVGVMKEKYDHRLLLKHLPSDFRQFLDHISSLDYHDKPDYSVLVGLFEHCMKRRGVRESDPYDWEKTYTDNSVTATITPTAVSRPAQPGSAPPGGVTGVGTENLLDDNIMASYDDRGDNLLRHEVYDASKESAPVATKESLLPQQPHILPQREGNKRVPDNVRHLPATAGLTAVTENNNKNNNIVGEEPPAEIVQEKKVENSAEQENGHADESNQVPPPNAKPSPQMEPSEAALQPEIPKRDQRSPRRRPTPPRLHITTTTMERGQENCDRKPTSAEDGNKQTPPPISTPPTDPKAFLPESQQRQHRRHHHLTRRPYHRDVSLTQFAVADDDNISALQQVTKGGAAAMTLASKWQASFDDSEETDHDEMDAPLASPDHRMKRDSSGYALDKLSSRGNKPVRREEDEERRKRLDEGRMVIREEVDCKQPVLRAMSLPTAAEPQRVSLAGYPLEGPIPVGLPRVWSCPALAFRIRSYLQPPIRQQASFDDDHVYEVDVMRNVAARVGEEVEERRSSLPSIHLRTSDDDEGKKLPEIQVVDRSKKEESPPNPDESTTESRSVRKSVSTTQPKGILKKPSIERSPSSRKDDFQGATQETQAPQSRLRVSPSGNVFTRTHSEEPSVYFDAPAPHEERRSMPEGILWRQYRRSGTDADDENSKDEYETPPRDSELPEALRRLGLEYESATRQPDEEDKTSTRSSQGEEPPSRIPVPRRSILARRRPKSMVEPGTPDFRREVQRSSSAGLVVNGGSHVGERWGGILQVPVVVQLRPTVGLLDSDEHVRKESRIPRPRVRQRTPELGGGNAPHLRPSMAVLPVGVPQPPPGNPPPNHCVPARRRRYRPLSPSDLQMTGSESSRGNSPD; translated from the exons GTACATTTATAATGGAGAGGTGGCCTCGTgtgacgaggaggaggagaacaACGTTTCCAGTTGCCGCCTCACTATGACCAGCGAAGACCTCCTCCAGCCGGGACATGTGGTCAAGGAGAGGTGGAAAGTGGTCAAGAAGATTGGGGGTGGAGGATTTGGAGAGATCTACGAGGGACTCGACCTCGTCACCAAGGAACTGGTTGCACTCAAGCTCGAATCTGCCAAGCAGGCCAAACAGGTGCTCAAGATGGAGGTGGCCGTGCTCAAGAAACTACAAG GACGTGAGCACGTGTGtcgcttcatcggctgcggacGCAACGACCGCTTCAATTATGTCGTCATGCAGCTTCAGGGCAAAAACTTGGCCGAGCTTCGCCGTTCCCAGCCCCGGGGTGCCTTTTCACTCAGCACCACCTTGCGCCTGGGGCTGCAAATCCTCAAGGCCATACAGAGCATTCACGACGTTGGATTTCTTCACAGAGACGTCAAACCC TCCAACTTCGCCATGGGACGGCATCCTCACAACTGCCGCAAAGTGTACATGCTGGACTTTGGTCTGGCACGCCAGTACGTCACTACCACGGGAGAGGTCCGGCCACCACGAGCAGCTGCTGGCTTCCGTGGTACGGTCCGCTACGCCTCCATCAACGCTCACAAAAACAAG GAGATGGGTCGGCATGATGATTTGTGGTCCCTGTTCTACATGCTGGTTGAATTTGTTAATGGACAGCTGCCTTGGCGCAAAATTAAAGATAAAGAGCAG GTGGGCGTcatgaaagaaaagtacgaccACCGGTTGCTACTGAAGCACCTACCGTCTGACTTCCGCCAATTCCTGGACCACATCTCGTCTCTGGACTACCACGACAAGCCGGACTACTCTGTGCTCGTTGGCCTGTTCGAACACTGCATGAAGCGACGTGGCGTTCGAGAATCTGACCCCTATGACTGGGAGAAGACTTACACGGACAACTCCGTGACAGCCACGATTACGCCCACTGCTGTGTCTAGGCCAGCGCAGCCTGG AAGCGCCCCACCAGGCGGCGTGACGGGTGTTGGCACGGAGAACCTGCTCGACGACAATATTATGGCCAGCTACGACGATCGTGGCGACAATTTGCTTCGCCACGAAGTGTACGACGCGAGCAAGGAAAGTGCCCCCGTGGCCACGAAGGAGTCCCTCTTGCCCCAACAGCCACATATTTTGCCCCAGCGAGAGGGCAACAAACGTGTCCCCGACAACGTACGCCATCTTCCGGCCACCGCGGGTCTCACTGCAGTTACggaaaataacaataaaaataataacATTGTCGGAGAAGAACCCCCTGCTGAG ATTGTGCAAGAGAAGAAAGTTGAGAACTCCGCCGAACAAGAAAATGGTCATGCCGACGAGTCCAACCAAGTTCCGCCGCCCAACGCGAAGCCCAGCCCACAGATGGAACCTTCAGAAGCAGCACTCCAGCCCGAAATCCCCAAAAGGGACCAGCGGTCACCGAGACGTCGTCCGACTCCTCCACGATTGCATATCACCACGACAACGATGGAACGTGGCCAGGAAAATTGTGATCGCAAGCCTACTTCCGCCGAGGACGGCAACAAGCAGACTCCACCTCCCATCAGTACGCCACCCACAGACCCCAAGGCCTTCCTTCCGGAAAGTCAGCAGAGACAGCACAGAAGACATCACCACCTTACGCGACGTCCCTACCACCGTGATGTCTCGTTGACGCAGTTTGCAGTGGCAGACGACGACAACATCTCTGCTCTGCAGCAGGTCACCAAAGGTGGAGCAGCTGCCATGACGCTGGCGTCAAAATGGCAGGCTTCCTTCGACGACAGTGAGGAAACTGATCACGATGAAATGGATGCACCCCTCGCTTCACCGGATCACCGGATGAAACGAGACTCATCAGGGTATGCATTGGACAAGTTATCTTCCAGAGGAAATAAGCCAGTTAGAagagaagaagatgaagaaaggaGGAAGAGGCTAGATGAAGGTAGGATGGTGATTAGAGAAGAAGTTGACTGCAAGCAACCTGTGCTACGTGCCATGTCCCTGCCGACAGCAGCGGAACCACAGAGGGTGTCCCTGGCAGGATACCCCCTGGAAGGTCCCATTCCGGTTGGGCTACCTCGTGTCTGGAGCTGTCCGGCGCTCGCATTTAGGATACGATCTTACCTGCAGCCACCCATCCGGCAACAGGCATCCTTCGATGACGACCACGTGTACGAGGTGGATGTCATGCGCAATGTTGCAGCCAGGGTGGGAGAAGAAGTGGAAGAGAGGAGGTCTTCACTGCCCTCCATTCATTTGAGGACATCGGACGATGATGAAGGAAAGAAGCTTCCAGAGATACAAGTCGTGGACAGAAGCAAAAAGGAAGAGTCACCGCCCAATCCTGATGAATCAACAACAGAGAGCAGGTCTGTGCGCAAGTCTGTGAGCACAACACAGCCAAAGGGGATTCTAAAGAAGCCCAGCATCGAGCGGTCGCCGAGTAGCCGAAAGGACGACTTTCAAGGGGCAACGCAAGAGACGCAAGCTCCACAGTCACGACTTCGTGTCTCTCCTAGCGGCAATGTTTTTACCAGGACGCACTCCGAAGAACCCTCCGTTTACTTTGACGCTCCGGCTCCCCACGAAGAGCGACGTTCCATGCCCGAAGGAATCCTCTGGAGACAGTACCGAAGGTCCGGTACAGATGCAGACGACGAAAACTCTAAGGATGAATACGAGACTCCTCCGCGGGACAGTGAGCTTCCGGAAGCCCTCCGACGACTTGGGCTGGAATATGAGAGTGCTACTCGCCAACCGGATGAGGAAGACAAGACGTCGACACGGAGCTCGCAAGGTGAAGAGCCACCATCGAGAATTCCTGTTCCTCGACGCAGCATCTTAGCACGACGGCGGCCCAAGTCTATGGTGGAGCCAGGAACACCGGACTTCCGAAGGGAAGTCCAGCGGAGTAGTTCAGCAGGACTGGTAGTGAATGGGGGAAGCCACGTTGGTGAGCGGTGGGGTGGAATCTTACAGGTTCCAGTAGTTGTACAGCTACGACCCACCGTCGGACTTTTGGACAGTGATGAGCATGTGAGGAAGGAGTCGCGGATACCGCGGCCCAGGGTCCGGCAGCGGACTCCCGAGCTGGGAGGAGGTAACGCGCCGCACTTGCGGCCGTCTATGGCAGTTCTGCCCGTAGGTGTTCCGCAGCCGCCACCTGGGAACCCTCCTCCGAACCACTGCGTGCCCGCTAG AAGACGCAGGTACAGGCCTCTGTCTCCCAGTGATCTTCAGATGACTGGCAGCGAATCCTCCCGCGGAAATTCCCCCGACTAA
- the LOC135397370 gene encoding tau-tubulin kinase 1-like isoform X3 gives MTSEDLLQPGHVVKERWKVVKKIGGGGFGEIYEGLDLVTKELVALKLESAKQAKQVLKMEVAVLKKLQGREHVCRFIGCGRNDRFNYVVMQLQGKNLAELRRSQPRGAFSLSTTLRLGLQILKAIQSIHDVGFLHRDVKPSNFAMGRHPHNCRKVYMLDFGLARQYVTTTGEVRPPRAAAGFRGTVRYASINAHKNKEMGRHDDLWSLFYMLVEFVNGQLPWRKIKDKEQVGVMKEKYDHRLLLKHLPSDFRQFLDHISSLDYHDKPDYSVLVGLFEHCMKRRGVRESDPYDWEKTYTDNSVTATITPTAVSRPAQPGSAPPGGVTGVGTENLLDDNIMASYDDRGDNLLRHEVYDASKESAPVATKESLLPQQPHILPQREGNKRVPDNVRHLPATAGLTAVTENNNKNNNIVGEEPPAEIVQEKKVENSAEQENGHADESNQVPPPNAKPSPQMEPSEAALQPEIPKRDQRSPRRRPTPPRLHITTTTMERGQENCDRKPTSAEDGNKQTPPPISTPPTDPKAFLPESQQRQHRRHHHLTRRPYHRDVSLTQFAVADDDNISALQQVTKGGAAAMTLASKWQASFDDSEETDHDEMDAPLASPDHRMKRDSSGYALDKLSSRGNKPVRREEDEERRKRLDEGRMVIREEVDCKQPVLRAMSLPTAAEPQRVSLAGYPLEGPIPVGLPRVWSCPALAFRIRSYLQPPIRQQASFDDDHVYEVDVMRNVAARVGEEVEERRSSLPSIHLRTSDDDEGKKLPEIQVVDRSKKEESPPNPDESTTESRSVRKSVSTTQPKGILKKPSIERSPSSRKDDFQGATQETQAPQSRLRVSPSGNVFTRTHSEEPSVYFDAPAPHEERRSMPEGILWRQYRRSGTDADDENSKDEYETPPRDSELPEALRRLGLEYESATRQPDEEDKTSTRSSQGEEPPSRIPVPRRSILARRRPKSMVEPGTPDFRREVQRSSSAGLVVNGGSHVGERWGGILQVPVVVQLRPTVGLLDSDEHVRKESRIPRPRVRQRTPELGGGNAPHLRPSMAVLPVGVPQPPPGNPPPNHCVPASRRRRYRPLSPSDLQMTGSESSRGNSPD, from the exons ATGACCAGCGAAGACCTCCTCCAGCCGGGACATGTGGTCAAGGAGAGGTGGAAAGTGGTCAAGAAGATTGGGGGTGGAGGATTTGGAGAGATCTACGAGGGACTCGACCTCGTCACCAAGGAACTGGTTGCACTCAAGCTCGAATCTGCCAAGCAGGCCAAACAGGTGCTCAAGATGGAGGTGGCCGTGCTCAAGAAACTACAAG GACGTGAGCACGTGTGtcgcttcatcggctgcggacGCAACGACCGCTTCAATTATGTCGTCATGCAGCTTCAGGGCAAAAACTTGGCCGAGCTTCGCCGTTCCCAGCCCCGGGGTGCCTTTTCACTCAGCACCACCTTGCGCCTGGGGCTGCAAATCCTCAAGGCCATACAGAGCATTCACGACGTTGGATTTCTTCACAGAGACGTCAAACCC TCCAACTTCGCCATGGGACGGCATCCTCACAACTGCCGCAAAGTGTACATGCTGGACTTTGGTCTGGCACGCCAGTACGTCACTACCACGGGAGAGGTCCGGCCACCACGAGCAGCTGCTGGCTTCCGTGGTACGGTCCGCTACGCCTCCATCAACGCTCACAAAAACAAG GAGATGGGTCGGCATGATGATTTGTGGTCCCTGTTCTACATGCTGGTTGAATTTGTTAATGGACAGCTGCCTTGGCGCAAAATTAAAGATAAAGAGCAG GTGGGCGTcatgaaagaaaagtacgaccACCGGTTGCTACTGAAGCACCTACCGTCTGACTTCCGCCAATTCCTGGACCACATCTCGTCTCTGGACTACCACGACAAGCCGGACTACTCTGTGCTCGTTGGCCTGTTCGAACACTGCATGAAGCGACGTGGCGTTCGAGAATCTGACCCCTATGACTGGGAGAAGACTTACACGGACAACTCCGTGACAGCCACGATTACGCCCACTGCTGTGTCTAGGCCAGCGCAGCCTGG AAGCGCCCCACCAGGCGGCGTGACGGGTGTTGGCACGGAGAACCTGCTCGACGACAATATTATGGCCAGCTACGACGATCGTGGCGACAATTTGCTTCGCCACGAAGTGTACGACGCGAGCAAGGAAAGTGCCCCCGTGGCCACGAAGGAGTCCCTCTTGCCCCAACAGCCACATATTTTGCCCCAGCGAGAGGGCAACAAACGTGTCCCCGACAACGTACGCCATCTTCCGGCCACCGCGGGTCTCACTGCAGTTACggaaaataacaataaaaataataacATTGTCGGAGAAGAACCCCCTGCTGAG ATTGTGCAAGAGAAGAAAGTTGAGAACTCCGCCGAACAAGAAAATGGTCATGCCGACGAGTCCAACCAAGTTCCGCCGCCCAACGCGAAGCCCAGCCCACAGATGGAACCTTCAGAAGCAGCACTCCAGCCCGAAATCCCCAAAAGGGACCAGCGGTCACCGAGACGTCGTCCGACTCCTCCACGATTGCATATCACCACGACAACGATGGAACGTGGCCAGGAAAATTGTGATCGCAAGCCTACTTCCGCCGAGGACGGCAACAAGCAGACTCCACCTCCCATCAGTACGCCACCCACAGACCCCAAGGCCTTCCTTCCGGAAAGTCAGCAGAGACAGCACAGAAGACATCACCACCTTACGCGACGTCCCTACCACCGTGATGTCTCGTTGACGCAGTTTGCAGTGGCAGACGACGACAACATCTCTGCTCTGCAGCAGGTCACCAAAGGTGGAGCAGCTGCCATGACGCTGGCGTCAAAATGGCAGGCTTCCTTCGACGACAGTGAGGAAACTGATCACGATGAAATGGATGCACCCCTCGCTTCACCGGATCACCGGATGAAACGAGACTCATCAGGGTATGCATTGGACAAGTTATCTTCCAGAGGAAATAAGCCAGTTAGAagagaagaagatgaagaaaggaGGAAGAGGCTAGATGAAGGTAGGATGGTGATTAGAGAAGAAGTTGACTGCAAGCAACCTGTGCTACGTGCCATGTCCCTGCCGACAGCAGCGGAACCACAGAGGGTGTCCCTGGCAGGATACCCCCTGGAAGGTCCCATTCCGGTTGGGCTACCTCGTGTCTGGAGCTGTCCGGCGCTCGCATTTAGGATACGATCTTACCTGCAGCCACCCATCCGGCAACAGGCATCCTTCGATGACGACCACGTGTACGAGGTGGATGTCATGCGCAATGTTGCAGCCAGGGTGGGAGAAGAAGTGGAAGAGAGGAGGTCTTCACTGCCCTCCATTCATTTGAGGACATCGGACGATGATGAAGGAAAGAAGCTTCCAGAGATACAAGTCGTGGACAGAAGCAAAAAGGAAGAGTCACCGCCCAATCCTGATGAATCAACAACAGAGAGCAGGTCTGTGCGCAAGTCTGTGAGCACAACACAGCCAAAGGGGATTCTAAAGAAGCCCAGCATCGAGCGGTCGCCGAGTAGCCGAAAGGACGACTTTCAAGGGGCAACGCAAGAGACGCAAGCTCCACAGTCACGACTTCGTGTCTCTCCTAGCGGCAATGTTTTTACCAGGACGCACTCCGAAGAACCCTCCGTTTACTTTGACGCTCCGGCTCCCCACGAAGAGCGACGTTCCATGCCCGAAGGAATCCTCTGGAGACAGTACCGAAGGTCCGGTACAGATGCAGACGACGAAAACTCTAAGGATGAATACGAGACTCCTCCGCGGGACAGTGAGCTTCCGGAAGCCCTCCGACGACTTGGGCTGGAATATGAGAGTGCTACTCGCCAACCGGATGAGGAAGACAAGACGTCGACACGGAGCTCGCAAGGTGAAGAGCCACCATCGAGAATTCCTGTTCCTCGACGCAGCATCTTAGCACGACGGCGGCCCAAGTCTATGGTGGAGCCAGGAACACCGGACTTCCGAAGGGAAGTCCAGCGGAGTAGTTCAGCAGGACTGGTAGTGAATGGGGGAAGCCACGTTGGTGAGCGGTGGGGTGGAATCTTACAGGTTCCAGTAGTTGTACAGCTACGACCCACCGTCGGACTTTTGGACAGTGATGAGCATGTGAGGAAGGAGTCGCGGATACCGCGGCCCAGGGTCCGGCAGCGGACTCCCGAGCTGGGAGGAGGTAACGCGCCGCACTTGCGGCCGTCTATGGCAGTTCTGCCCGTAGGTGTTCCGCAGCCGCCACCTGGGAACCCTCCTCCGAACCACTGCGTGCCCGCTAG CAGAAGACGCAGGTACAGGCCTCTGTCTCCCAGTGATCTTCAGATGACTGGCAGCGAATCCTCCCGCGGAAATTCCCCCGACTAA
- the LOC135397370 gene encoding uncharacterized protein LOC135397370 isoform X1, with product MKLYIYNGEVASCDEEEENNVSSCRLTMTSEDLLQPGHVVKERWKVVKKIGGGGFGEIYEGLDLVTKELVALKLESAKQAKQVLKMEVAVLKKLQGREHVCRFIGCGRNDRFNYVVMQLQGKNLAELRRSQPRGAFSLSTTLRLGLQILKAIQSIHDVGFLHRDVKPSNFAMGRHPHNCRKVYMLDFGLARQYVTTTGEVRPPRAAAGFRGTVRYASINAHKNKEMGRHDDLWSLFYMLVEFVNGQLPWRKIKDKEQVGVMKEKYDHRLLLKHLPSDFRQFLDHISSLDYHDKPDYSVLVGLFEHCMKRRGVRESDPYDWEKTYTDNSVTATITPTAVSRPAQPGSAPPGGVTGVGTENLLDDNIMASYDDRGDNLLRHEVYDASKESAPVATKESLLPQQPHILPQREGNKRVPDNVRHLPATAGLTAVTENNNKNNNIVGEEPPAEIVQEKKVENSAEQENGHADESNQVPPPNAKPSPQMEPSEAALQPEIPKRDQRSPRRRPTPPRLHITTTTMERGQENCDRKPTSAEDGNKQTPPPISTPPTDPKAFLPESQQRQHRRHHHLTRRPYHRDVSLTQFAVADDDNISALQQVTKGGAAAMTLASKWQASFDDSEETDHDEMDAPLASPDHRMKRDSSGYALDKLSSRGNKPVRREEDEERRKRLDEGRMVIREEVDCKQPVLRAMSLPTAAEPQRVSLAGYPLEGPIPVGLPRVWSCPALAFRIRSYLQPPIRQQASFDDDHVYEVDVMRNVAARVGEEVEERRSSLPSIHLRTSDDDEGKKLPEIQVVDRSKKEESPPNPDESTTESRSVRKSVSTTQPKGILKKPSIERSPSSRKDDFQGATQETQAPQSRLRVSPSGNVFTRTHSEEPSVYFDAPAPHEERRSMPEGILWRQYRRSGTDADDENSKDEYETPPRDSELPEALRRLGLEYESATRQPDEEDKTSTRSSQGEEPPSRIPVPRRSILARRRPKSMVEPGTPDFRREVQRSSSAGLVVNGGSHVGERWGGILQVPVVVQLRPTVGLLDSDEHVRKESRIPRPRVRQRTPELGGGNAPHLRPSMAVLPVGVPQPPPGNPPPNHCVPASRRRRYRPLSPSDLQMTGSESSRGNSPD from the exons GTACATTTATAATGGAGAGGTGGCCTCGTgtgacgaggaggaggagaacaACGTTTCCAGTTGCCGCCTCACTATGACCAGCGAAGACCTCCTCCAGCCGGGACATGTGGTCAAGGAGAGGTGGAAAGTGGTCAAGAAGATTGGGGGTGGAGGATTTGGAGAGATCTACGAGGGACTCGACCTCGTCACCAAGGAACTGGTTGCACTCAAGCTCGAATCTGCCAAGCAGGCCAAACAGGTGCTCAAGATGGAGGTGGCCGTGCTCAAGAAACTACAAG GACGTGAGCACGTGTGtcgcttcatcggctgcggacGCAACGACCGCTTCAATTATGTCGTCATGCAGCTTCAGGGCAAAAACTTGGCCGAGCTTCGCCGTTCCCAGCCCCGGGGTGCCTTTTCACTCAGCACCACCTTGCGCCTGGGGCTGCAAATCCTCAAGGCCATACAGAGCATTCACGACGTTGGATTTCTTCACAGAGACGTCAAACCC TCCAACTTCGCCATGGGACGGCATCCTCACAACTGCCGCAAAGTGTACATGCTGGACTTTGGTCTGGCACGCCAGTACGTCACTACCACGGGAGAGGTCCGGCCACCACGAGCAGCTGCTGGCTTCCGTGGTACGGTCCGCTACGCCTCCATCAACGCTCACAAAAACAAG GAGATGGGTCGGCATGATGATTTGTGGTCCCTGTTCTACATGCTGGTTGAATTTGTTAATGGACAGCTGCCTTGGCGCAAAATTAAAGATAAAGAGCAG GTGGGCGTcatgaaagaaaagtacgaccACCGGTTGCTACTGAAGCACCTACCGTCTGACTTCCGCCAATTCCTGGACCACATCTCGTCTCTGGACTACCACGACAAGCCGGACTACTCTGTGCTCGTTGGCCTGTTCGAACACTGCATGAAGCGACGTGGCGTTCGAGAATCTGACCCCTATGACTGGGAGAAGACTTACACGGACAACTCCGTGACAGCCACGATTACGCCCACTGCTGTGTCTAGGCCAGCGCAGCCTGG AAGCGCCCCACCAGGCGGCGTGACGGGTGTTGGCACGGAGAACCTGCTCGACGACAATATTATGGCCAGCTACGACGATCGTGGCGACAATTTGCTTCGCCACGAAGTGTACGACGCGAGCAAGGAAAGTGCCCCCGTGGCCACGAAGGAGTCCCTCTTGCCCCAACAGCCACATATTTTGCCCCAGCGAGAGGGCAACAAACGTGTCCCCGACAACGTACGCCATCTTCCGGCCACCGCGGGTCTCACTGCAGTTACggaaaataacaataaaaataataacATTGTCGGAGAAGAACCCCCTGCTGAG ATTGTGCAAGAGAAGAAAGTTGAGAACTCCGCCGAACAAGAAAATGGTCATGCCGACGAGTCCAACCAAGTTCCGCCGCCCAACGCGAAGCCCAGCCCACAGATGGAACCTTCAGAAGCAGCACTCCAGCCCGAAATCCCCAAAAGGGACCAGCGGTCACCGAGACGTCGTCCGACTCCTCCACGATTGCATATCACCACGACAACGATGGAACGTGGCCAGGAAAATTGTGATCGCAAGCCTACTTCCGCCGAGGACGGCAACAAGCAGACTCCACCTCCCATCAGTACGCCACCCACAGACCCCAAGGCCTTCCTTCCGGAAAGTCAGCAGAGACAGCACAGAAGACATCACCACCTTACGCGACGTCCCTACCACCGTGATGTCTCGTTGACGCAGTTTGCAGTGGCAGACGACGACAACATCTCTGCTCTGCAGCAGGTCACCAAAGGTGGAGCAGCTGCCATGACGCTGGCGTCAAAATGGCAGGCTTCCTTCGACGACAGTGAGGAAACTGATCACGATGAAATGGATGCACCCCTCGCTTCACCGGATCACCGGATGAAACGAGACTCATCAGGGTATGCATTGGACAAGTTATCTTCCAGAGGAAATAAGCCAGTTAGAagagaagaagatgaagaaaggaGGAAGAGGCTAGATGAAGGTAGGATGGTGATTAGAGAAGAAGTTGACTGCAAGCAACCTGTGCTACGTGCCATGTCCCTGCCGACAGCAGCGGAACCACAGAGGGTGTCCCTGGCAGGATACCCCCTGGAAGGTCCCATTCCGGTTGGGCTACCTCGTGTCTGGAGCTGTCCGGCGCTCGCATTTAGGATACGATCTTACCTGCAGCCACCCATCCGGCAACAGGCATCCTTCGATGACGACCACGTGTACGAGGTGGATGTCATGCGCAATGTTGCAGCCAGGGTGGGAGAAGAAGTGGAAGAGAGGAGGTCTTCACTGCCCTCCATTCATTTGAGGACATCGGACGATGATGAAGGAAAGAAGCTTCCAGAGATACAAGTCGTGGACAGAAGCAAAAAGGAAGAGTCACCGCCCAATCCTGATGAATCAACAACAGAGAGCAGGTCTGTGCGCAAGTCTGTGAGCACAACACAGCCAAAGGGGATTCTAAAGAAGCCCAGCATCGAGCGGTCGCCGAGTAGCCGAAAGGACGACTTTCAAGGGGCAACGCAAGAGACGCAAGCTCCACAGTCACGACTTCGTGTCTCTCCTAGCGGCAATGTTTTTACCAGGACGCACTCCGAAGAACCCTCCGTTTACTTTGACGCTCCGGCTCCCCACGAAGAGCGACGTTCCATGCCCGAAGGAATCCTCTGGAGACAGTACCGAAGGTCCGGTACAGATGCAGACGACGAAAACTCTAAGGATGAATACGAGACTCCTCCGCGGGACAGTGAGCTTCCGGAAGCCCTCCGACGACTTGGGCTGGAATATGAGAGTGCTACTCGCCAACCGGATGAGGAAGACAAGACGTCGACACGGAGCTCGCAAGGTGAAGAGCCACCATCGAGAATTCCTGTTCCTCGACGCAGCATCTTAGCACGACGGCGGCCCAAGTCTATGGTGGAGCCAGGAACACCGGACTTCCGAAGGGAAGTCCAGCGGAGTAGTTCAGCAGGACTGGTAGTGAATGGGGGAAGCCACGTTGGTGAGCGGTGGGGTGGAATCTTACAGGTTCCAGTAGTTGTACAGCTACGACCCACCGTCGGACTTTTGGACAGTGATGAGCATGTGAGGAAGGAGTCGCGGATACCGCGGCCCAGGGTCCGGCAGCGGACTCCCGAGCTGGGAGGAGGTAACGCGCCGCACTTGCGGCCGTCTATGGCAGTTCTGCCCGTAGGTGTTCCGCAGCCGCCACCTGGGAACCCTCCTCCGAACCACTGCGTGCCCGCTAG CAGAAGACGCAGGTACAGGCCTCTGTCTCCCAGTGATCTTCAGATGACTGGCAGCGAATCCTCCCGCGGAAATTCCCCCGACTAA